In Nocardia yunnanensis, one DNA window encodes the following:
- a CDS encoding AfsA-related hotdog domain-containing protein: MSVAQLDSATAVIEEVALGDVLLVADRFRGITADDRAFTVSGLVAALRGGRWRESDRPLTVRLGQGVTRHDLDYVEHVALVHAPAGLRVSGPVDEPAPRHQVHKYQHSNVLLANLIRESETEFRADLRIHGDNELLLDHQTGEHVQGIVIVEAVRQLFLGAFELEYGRRWPEQHFYIVWNSIELEFKSFLFPLPASLHAVLTPVAVTDPAKLEFAIEVDVRQLDRSVATTRITYAALPNERISQIERHKAAKAIAAYLGAVA; the protein is encoded by the coding sequence CGTGCTGCTGGTGGCCGACCGCTTCCGTGGCATCACCGCGGACGACCGGGCCTTCACGGTCTCGGGGCTGGTGGCCGCGCTGCGGGGCGGCCGATGGCGGGAGTCGGACCGGCCGCTGACCGTACGGCTCGGGCAGGGGGTGACGCGCCACGACCTCGACTACGTCGAACATGTGGCGCTCGTGCACGCCCCGGCCGGGCTGCGGGTCAGCGGGCCGGTCGACGAACCGGCCCCACGCCATCAGGTGCACAAGTATCAGCACTCGAATGTGCTGCTGGCCAATCTGATTCGCGAATCGGAGACCGAGTTCCGGGCCGATCTGCGCATTCACGGCGACAACGAACTGCTGCTGGACCATCAGACCGGCGAACACGTGCAGGGCATCGTCATCGTGGAGGCGGTGCGCCAGCTGTTTTTGGGCGCGTTCGAACTCGAATACGGCCGGCGCTGGCCCGAACAGCATTTCTACATCGTCTGGAACAGCATCGAATTGGAGTTCAAGTCCTTCCTGTTCCCGCTGCCCGCCAGCCTGCACGCGGTGCTCACCCCGGTGGCCGTCACCGATCCGGCGAAACTGGAGTTCGCCATCGAGGTGGACGTGCGCCAGCTCGACCGCAGTGTCGCCACCACGCGCATCACCTACGCGGCCCTGCCCAACGAGCGCATCTCGCAGATCGAACGGCACAAGGCGGCCAAGGCGATCGCGGCCTACCTGGGCGCGGTGGCATGA
- a CDS encoding HAD family hydrolase, with the protein MTGERGAAFFDVDETLITVKSMFAFQRFWLAENGDDGSEYARLIDEIKQRAAAGAPREEVNRHYYRAYRGVRADALAAAGRRWFEQFTAGGGAYYSEAVKTLRAHRDSGHVTVLLSGSFAAAIAPIAAAVGADHLIATTPLVDAAGVLTGEVDQPMIGAAKAAAVTEFLHRHAIARENSYGYGDHASDLPFLRAVGHPGYRGDDAVLAAHGFAWTHLGDRVGDSVDDPGRLLSDQEALAVW; encoded by the coding sequence ATGACCGGCGAGCGCGGCGCGGCGTTCTTCGACGTCGACGAAACCCTGATCACCGTCAAGAGCATGTTCGCCTTCCAGCGCTTCTGGCTGGCCGAGAACGGCGACGACGGCAGTGAATACGCGCGACTGATCGACGAGATCAAACAGCGCGCCGCGGCGGGGGCGCCGCGGGAGGAGGTCAACCGGCACTACTACCGGGCCTATCGCGGGGTGCGGGCCGACGCACTGGCCGCCGCGGGCAGGCGATGGTTCGAGCAGTTCACCGCGGGCGGTGGGGCCTATTACTCGGAAGCTGTGAAAACCCTGCGCGCACATCGGGATTCGGGCCACGTCACGGTGCTGCTGTCCGGGTCGTTCGCGGCGGCCATCGCCCCAATCGCCGCCGCGGTCGGGGCGGATCACCTCATCGCCACCACCCCGCTGGTCGACGCGGCGGGCGTGCTCACCGGTGAGGTCGATCAACCCATGATCGGCGCCGCCAAGGCCGCGGCCGTCACCGAGTTTCTGCACCGGCACGCCATCGCACGCGAGAACAGTTACGGCTACGGCGATCACGCCAGCGATCTGCCGTTCCTGCGGGCCGTCGGGCATCCGGGCTATCGCGGAGACGACGCCGTGCTCGCCGCCCACGGCTTCGCGTGGACCCATCTCGGCGACCGGGTCGGCGACAGCGTCGATGATCCGGGCCGCCTTCTCTCCGACCAGGAAGCGCTGGCCGTATGGTGA